One genomic segment of Mytilus trossulus isolate FHL-02 chromosome 4, PNRI_Mtr1.1.1.hap1, whole genome shotgun sequence includes these proteins:
- the LOC134716602 gene encoding interferon-induced very large GTPase 1-like, whose amino-acid sequence MGDLSDDDDDDDEDNSFEEANPLDIVLATFLCCSPILKQLITTKMSWCRLATPFIYQSTEQGLKCLIWPYRALTNQGINNDGIKYEDALVDQPNKIVTCLRFGNSSISKSEIINKVLSEKYHNTFYHRNCQMGNSPRILSNGSVEISWYFPSGKKDEVFSDTLAFLNLRGDAFVEASLSNILMQVASLIVAFMDSRVLENKDQMNNIFQSIHKKKIPIIFCLDATFHAHRDVEKTLREYVLNANVGGTLLKIMTIKSRETHESEANMMQRFRVVISYLLKLKEHGKSLIQCIQLFKELGIKNDEEIEPFVQVNRKTNVIMEKIGDKPKNKILPLQAKLWTEWSSMQKAYNRVGTNTQYKDKNRIQREMSDLRVQQIQILNNLSPVMQDIISYLNEMIESKQNNCLIYFFYYLQQKLDCHSRKVIPKYSNEYQCHWNKWKAAVESNETGRIEKLRSVVDGAEMNLSQSYFGLEHVIREFGQMYETISENDEDKTPTNFLSIRKFPEIVAQLIHQGFPFEIMDGDASNVPISWITDVFLNLQNLIGKRKLLTISILGLQSSGKSTLLNCMFGLEFPVRAGRCTRGVFMRLLPVPTEDYFFDYILVVDTEGLRAPELGMLKYDHDNKLATFVIGIGDITIINIKGENTSEVQDVLQIAVHAFMKLVLVNNNIKLKQSCIFVHQNVSLQDAKGKLVHATLKTVETLDTMTRQAADQLDIVNIKTFNQVIQFDGQKDVWYLPDLWYGDPPMAPSNPGYSRRVEELRCKILLDKTKTASILNLPETCQRIKDLWKGILSEDFIFSFRNSLEVKAYIKVERKFQNLSSQIRAFVFRYPQTVIKGKLAICCTEQELESICHEYKQTLREQVECELEDRKKDLEIFFDNNTLQNIVGKWKSTTIMKLTNMTEECIHNTAKDVDRKKENYKLILLNASSMEKDEKEINQRIKALIQRMKGKRLQEDELKRQFNSMMQDWIERHKPRLEKNELSLNDQLQAVMMDRLGTIGSFLKEVNIKQDISYGSMKSLINSIQLENIHEKYISIPNVLRQNFFIFKKNNFKTCAKRTLDITNKIFLKSDRAVAKRIKLDERFNSIFITELLDIIMNEIDKFNSCENDAFNILDTYRAMLAVHVCNYAKEVYGKMNERYERKHGWEAKVKVFKKNMWEIFYNSVLEKEKEYIAASLFKNVVLDVAIKHISEIMTEDIIHFLRGEIGSSKHALMTMVLDKLADEGSFESIMSYMQCTEDFAHKWLVNFAESKLFEKTCSDQNEYCKIAYTHIQNIIGCVTDSIIFATENSKSRNLNIWIKHFTKKVNTSLPLSVLSFRQITVEFPDSDIKDFSDFLKREIETLEQIMITKFRSKTRKNIVWSSENPIDTFFVEAWGCNKHCPFCYEPCQFTSKDHIDVTPHKCLQHRISGLTGTFFKQTNYLNIEICNSSVMTTQNCIRRFSCNACKNECKKSGKCEVTDPNGYKQWHHFSDYKKYFPDWDIAPDNTLSVSNYWAWVAATFKDRIIEKFGRKLPEMPDSWTNITKQQAKDSLRKQF is encoded by the coding sequence ATGGGTGATTTAagcgacgacgacgacgacgatgacgaggATAATAGTTTCGAAGAAGCAAATCCATTAGATATAGTTTTAGCTACTTTTTTATGCTGTAGTCCAATACTTAAACAACTTATTACTACAAAAATGAGTTGGTGTCGTCTTGCTACCCCTTTTATCTACCAGTCAACAGAACAGGGACTTAAATGCTTGATATGGCCATACAGAGCCCTTACAAATCAAGgtataaacaatgatggaataAAATACGAGGATGCATTAGTAGACCAGCCTAATAAGATAGTAACTTGTTTAAGATTTGGTAACTCTTCGATATCGAAGTCTGAAATAATCAACAAAGTGTTAtcagaaaaatatcataatacatTTTATCACCGAAACTGTCAAATGGGCAATTCACCGCGTATCCTTTCCAACGGATCAGTAGAAATATCCTGGTATTTTCCATCTGGAAAAAAAGACGAAGTTTTCAGTGATACATtagcatttttaaatttaagaggTGATGCATTTGTGGAAGCATCACTATCAAATATATTGATGCAAGTTGCAAGTCTTATCGTAGCATTCATGGACTCTCGAGTCCTAGAGAATAAGGATCAGATGAACAACATATTTCAGagcattcataaaaaaaagattccaattattttttgtctcGATGCAACGTTCCATGCTCACCGAGACGTAGAAAAAACTTTACGAGAATATGTACTGAACGCCAATGTGGGTGGCACTTTACTTAAAATAATGACAATTAAGTCAAGGGAAACTCATGAGAGTGAAGCTAATATGATGCAGCGTTTCAGAGTGGTAATTTCCTATTTGCTAAAATTAAAGGAACACGGAAAATCTTTAATACAATGCATTCAGCTATTCAAAGAATTAGGTATCAAAAATGATGAAGAAATAGAGCCTTTTGTACAGGTTAACAGGAAAACAAACGTCATAATGGAAAAGATAGGAGataaaccaaaaaacaaaattctacCACTGCAGGCAAAGCTATGGACTGAATGGTCCTCCATGCAGAAAGCTTATAACAGAGTAGGAACCAATACacaatataaagacaaaaatcGAATCCAAAGAGAAATGAGTGATCTTAGAGTGCAACAGATTCAAATTCTGAACAATTTGTCACCGGTTATGCAAGacattataagttatttaaatgaaatgataGAATCAAAACAGAATAATTGTTTGATCTACTTTTTCTATTATCTTCAACAAAAACTTGACTGTCATTCTAGAAAAGTAATTCCTAAATATAGTAATGAATATCAATGTCATTGGAATAAATGGAAAGCTGCAGTCGAAAGTAACGAAACTGGTAGAATTGAAAAACTCAGATCTGTAGTTGATGGTGCTGAAATGAATTTATCTCAATCTTATTTTGGTTTAGAACATGTAATTAGAGAATTTGGACAGATGTACGAGACGATTTCAGAAAATGATGAAGATAAAACACCTACAAATTTCCTCTCAATACGCAAATTTCCAGAGATAGTAGCCCAATTGATTCACCAAGGTTTTCCATTTGAAATTATGGATGGTGATGCCTCAAATGTTCCCATATCATGGATAACAgatgttttcttaaatcttcaGAACCTAATTGGCAAACGAAAATTGTTGACGATTTCGATCCTTGGACTACAAAGTTCGGGAAAATCAACATTGCTTAATTGTATGTTCGGTCTTGAATTTCCAGTGAGAGCAGGAAGATGTACCCGTGGAGTATTCATGCGATTGCTACCTGTTCCGACCGAAGACTATTTTTTTGATTATATTCTTGTTGTTGATACTGAAGGTCTAAGAGCTCCTGAATTAGGAATGCTCAAATACGATCATGACAATAAGCTAGCAACGTTTGTTATTGGTATAGGAGATATAACTATCATAAATATCAAAGGAGAAAACACTAGTGAGGTTCAAGATGTTTTACAAATCGCAGTGCATGCATTTATGAAGTTGGTTTTGGTGAATAATAATATAAAGCTTAAGCAATCTTGTATTTTTGTGCATCAGAATGTTTCACTTCAAGATGCAAAGGGCAAATTAGTTCATGCTACACTAAAAACCGTCGAAACCTTAGATACAATGACAAGACAAGCCGCTGATCAGCTGGATATagtaaacataaaaactttCAATCAAGTTATTCAATTTGATGGTCAAAAGGACGTTTGGTACCTCCCAGATCTTTGGTACGGAGACCCCCCAATGGCACCATCAAACCCAGGGTATAGTAGACGTGTGGAGGAGCTACGGTGTAAAATTTTATtggataaaacaaaaacagccTCCATTCTTAATTTACCAGAAACTTGTCAACGAATAAAAGATCTCTGGAAAGGAATACTTTCGGAAGACTTCATTTTCAGTTTCAGAAATAGCCTTGAAGTTAAAGCTTACATTAAAGTAgagagaaaatttcaaaatttgtcttCTCAAATAAGAGCATTCGTTTTCCGCTACCCTCAAACTGTCATTAAAGGCAAACTTGCTATTTGTTGTACAGAACAAGAACTCGAGTCAATCTGCCATGAATACAAACAAACGCTACGAGAACAGGTAGAGTGTGAACTTGAGGATAGGAAGAAggatttagaaatattttttgacaataatACTCTTCAGAATATTGTAGGTAAGTGGAAAAGTACGACAATCATGAAATTAACTAATATGACTGAAGAATGTATTCATAATACAGCTAAAGATGTAgatagaaaaaaggaaaactacAAACTAATTTTACTGAATGCGTCTTCAATGGAAAAAGATGAGAAAGAAATTAATCAACGAATTAAGGCACTTATCCAAAGGATGAAAGGAAAACGACTACAAGAGGATGAACTGAAACGACAGTTCAACAGTATGATGCAAGATTGGATTGAACGCCATAAACCTCGACTTGAGAAAAATGAACTTTCTTTGAACGATCAACTTCAGGCTGTAATGATGGATCGTTTAGGCACAATAGGATCGTTTCTAAAAGAAGTTAACATTAAGCAAGACATATCTTATGGAAGTATGAAATCTTTAATCAATAGCATTCAACttgaaaatattcatgaaaaatatataagtatacCAAACGTTCTGCGtcaaaatttttttatttttaaaaagaataattttaaaacctgTGCAAAAAGAACATTGGACATTACAAACAAGATTTTTCTGAAGTCTGACAGAGCCGTTGCAAAGAGAATTAAATTGGACGAGAGATTCAATTcaatctttattactgaactTTTAGATATCATTATGAATGAGATAGACAAGTTCAACAGCTGTGAAAACGACGCGTTCAACATACTTGATACATATAGAGCGATGTTAGCAGTACACGTATGTAACTATGCAAAAGAGGTGTACGGTAAGATGAACGAAAGGTATGAAAGGAAACATGGTTGGGAGGCAAAAGTTAAGGTAttcaaaaagaatatgtggGAAATATTCTATAATTCTGtactagaaaaagaaaaagagtatATTGCAGCCtctctttttaaaaatgttgtgcTAGATGTTGCTATTAAACACATATCGGAGATCATGACCGAAGACATTATACATTTTCTTCGCGGGGAAATTGGATCATCAAAACATGCTTTGATGACCATGGTACTTGACAAACTTGCAGATGAGGGTTCTTTTGAATCTATAATGTCTTATATGCAATGCACGGAGGATTTTGCACATAAATGGTTAGTCAATTTTGCTGAatccaaactatttgaaaaaacATGTAGTGATCAAAATGAATACTGCAAAATAGCCTATACACATATTCAAAACATAATAGGTTGCGTCACTGATAGTATAATATTTGCAACCGAAAACTCAAAAAGTCgcaatttaaatatttggaTAAAACACTTTACAAAGAAGGTTAATACATCGTTGCCGCTATCTGTTTTAAGTTTTCGCCAGATAACTGTAGAATTTCCTGATAGTGATATAAAAGACTTTTCGGACTTCCTCAAAAGGGAAATCGAAACATTGGAACAGATTATGATAACAAAATTTAGGTCTAAAACCAGGAAGAACATAGTATGGAGTAGTGAAAATCCAATCGATACGTTTTTTGTTGAAGCGTGGGGATGTAACAAACACTGTCCTTTTTGTTATGAGCCCTGTCAGTTTACATCGAAAGACCACATAGATGTAACACCACACAAATGTCTACAGCATAGGATAAGTGGTTTGACAggtactttttttaaacaaactaaTTATCTCAACATCGAAATTTGCAACTCTTCAGTTATGACGACGCAAAATTGTATACGACGATTTAGTTGCAATGCTTGCAAAAACGAATGTAAAAAGTCGGGTAAATGTGAAGTCACTGATCCAAATGGTTATAAACAGTGGCATCACTTTTctgattataaaaaatatttcccgGATTGGGATATTGCACCAGATAATACATTAAGTGTTTCGAACTACTGGGCATGGGTGGCAGCTACTTTTAAAGACAGGATTATTGAAAAGTTTGGCAGGAAGTTGCCTGAAATGCCAGATTCATGGACAAACATTACGAAACAACAAGCAAAAGATTCCCTTCGTAAACAGTTCTAA